In one window of Paraburkholderia sp. BL10I2N1 DNA:
- a CDS encoding amidohydrolase family protein yields the protein MSGNHAAKPLIAIGQLEPWRTDMADLARLENVHCKLSGLWTEAPPDIGVAAFEPYVETLFSLFGPRRLLWGSDWPVQRLATHLGDYAGWLAACEDYCDRYAGDEDKDAVFGGNAYRFYRLEE from the coding sequence ATTTCTGGCAATCATGCGGCCAAGCCACTGATCGCTATCGGCCAACTGGAGCCGTGGCGAACCGACATGGCAGATCTGGCCAGACTCGAAAATGTACATTGCAAGCTGTCCGGCTTATGGACGGAAGCGCCGCCAGATATTGGCGTTGCTGCTTTCGAGCCCTATGTGGAGACGCTATTTTCGCTGTTCGGCCCGCGCCGTCTTCTGTGGGGAAGTGACTGGCCTGTCCAGCGGCTCGCGACACATTTGGGCGACTACGCTGGTTGGCTTGCCGCCTGTGAAGACTACTGTGACCGGTATGCGGGCGATGAGGACAAAGACGCTGTATTCGGCGGCAATGCTTATCGCTTCTACCGGCTCGAAGAATAG
- a CDS encoding zinc-binding alcohol dehydrogenase family protein yields the protein MLTVICETPGVLRAETRARPLRDRGEVLLRVRRVGVCGTDLHIFTGNQPFLAYPRVMGHELSGTVEEADADSGLTVGDPVYVMPYLSCGQCIACRNGKTNCCVNIQVLGVHRDGALTEYLSLPRQFVHKAEGITLDQAAMIEFLAIGAHAVRRADVQTGQRVLVVGAGPIGMAAMIFSRLRGATVTALDTRLDRLNFCAGQIEVAATVQIGDADVDELTRLTDGEFFDVVFDATGNPSAMERGFEFIAHGGKYVLISVVRDKITFSDPEFHKREATLIGSRNATAEDFETVLRAMRAGQVPDAALNTHRMKLADVPAEFSKLLEPSAGVVKAIVEC from the coding sequence ATGCTCACTGTTATTTGTGAAACTCCTGGCGTACTACGCGCTGAGACGCGCGCAAGGCCATTGCGCGACCGCGGCGAAGTGTTGCTACGAGTGCGACGCGTCGGCGTATGCGGCACTGACCTGCACATTTTTACCGGCAATCAACCATTTCTCGCCTACCCTCGCGTGATGGGACACGAACTGTCGGGGACGGTCGAAGAAGCCGATGCGGATTCCGGCCTGACCGTCGGCGACCCGGTCTACGTGATGCCCTATCTGTCATGCGGTCAGTGCATTGCCTGCAGGAACGGAAAAACGAATTGCTGCGTGAATATTCAGGTATTGGGCGTGCATCGGGATGGCGCATTGACGGAGTATCTAAGTTTGCCCCGTCAGTTCGTTCACAAGGCTGAAGGAATCACACTCGATCAGGCGGCAATGATCGAGTTTCTCGCCATTGGCGCGCACGCGGTTCGGCGCGCAGACGTTCAGACTGGACAGCGCGTGCTGGTAGTCGGTGCGGGTCCGATCGGTATGGCCGCAATGATCTTCTCACGCCTGCGCGGGGCCACGGTGACGGCACTCGATACACGGCTCGATCGTCTGAATTTCTGCGCCGGGCAAATCGAAGTGGCGGCTACCGTGCAGATCGGTGATGCCGACGTCGACGAGCTGACGAGACTCACCGACGGTGAATTCTTCGATGTGGTCTTCGATGCGACGGGCAATCCCTCTGCCATGGAGCGTGGCTTCGAGTTTATTGCGCACGGCGGAAAATACGTGCTGATCTCCGTGGTGCGAGACAAGATCACTTTCTCTGATCCGGAGTTCCACAAGCGCGAAGCCACCCTGATTGGAAGCCGCAATGCGACTGCGGAGGATTTCGAAACGGTGCTCAGGGCCATGCGCGCCGGCCAGGTGCCCGATGCGGCACTCAACACGCACCGGATGAAACTTGCCGATGTCCCTGCGGAATTTTCGAAACTGCTCGAGCCGTCCGCGGGCGTAGTGAAAGCCATCGTCGAATGCTGA
- a CDS encoding LysR family transcriptional regulator produces MGVNFDLNDLQAFRAVVELGSFRKAAESVNISQPALSRRIEKLEAALGVRLFERTTRSVTLTTIGRVFAPSAEQLLDDLDVALLGIRDVSSSRLGHVTIACVPSVAYYFLPSVVAAYHSRYPRIRVKLLDSSANEVLGSVISGEADFGVSFMGSQETEVEFKVLLQERFVAACRRDHPLARKKQVTWNELYEHEYVSVDKTSGNRLLLDQALTNVAPAVPSVCETRHVTTMLGLIEAGLGVAAVPSMAMPIRDHPVLTGVPLVDPVVTRRVGIVRRRGRPLAPAAQQFYQTILDTKRSGMARAVKKTSK; encoded by the coding sequence GTGGGTGTCAACTTCGACCTGAACGATCTGCAGGCGTTTCGAGCCGTCGTGGAGTTGGGAAGCTTCCGCAAAGCAGCGGAGTCGGTCAATATTTCCCAGCCAGCGCTGAGCCGGCGCATCGAGAAGCTCGAAGCGGCGCTCGGCGTGCGGCTCTTCGAGCGGACCACCCGCAGCGTGACGCTCACCACCATAGGTCGCGTGTTCGCCCCAAGCGCGGAACAACTTCTCGACGATCTCGATGTCGCATTGCTCGGTATTCGCGACGTCTCCAGCAGCCGCCTCGGTCATGTGACCATCGCATGCGTGCCGTCGGTCGCCTACTATTTCCTGCCGAGCGTCGTTGCCGCCTATCACAGCCGCTATCCGCGTATCCGGGTCAAGCTGCTGGACTCGAGCGCCAACGAAGTGCTCGGCTCGGTCATCAGCGGTGAAGCCGATTTCGGCGTCAGCTTCATGGGCAGCCAGGAAACCGAGGTCGAGTTCAAGGTTCTGCTGCAGGAACGGTTCGTCGCCGCGTGCCGTCGCGATCATCCCCTTGCCCGGAAAAAGCAGGTGACCTGGAACGAGCTTTATGAACACGAATATGTATCCGTGGACAAGACTTCCGGCAACCGCCTGCTGCTCGATCAGGCGTTGACCAACGTGGCGCCGGCAGTGCCGAGCGTCTGCGAGACTCGCCATGTCACCACCATGCTCGGCCTGATCGAAGCGGGACTCGGTGTGGCAGCGGTGCCTTCAATGGCAATGCCCATACGCGATCATCCGGTTTTGACCGGCGTGCCGCTCGTCGATCCGGTCGTGACGAGGCGAGTCGGTATTGTCAGACGCCGGGGGCGTCCGCTCGCGCCGGCCGCGCAGCAGTTCTATCAGACGATTCTCGACACGAAGCGCAGCGGCATGGCCCGCGCGGTGAAGAAGACCTCGAAATGA
- a CDS encoding L-rhamnose mutarotase: MQQMGMVIGIDPQHIDEYKRLHAQVWPTVLDRLKRSNVTRYSIFLREPENLLFGYWEYVGTDYESDMAEIAGDPETQRWWSLCSPCQKPLPSRASSEHWARMEQVFYLE, from the coding sequence ATGCAACAAATGGGAATGGTCATCGGTATCGATCCGCAGCACATCGACGAATACAAACGCCTGCATGCGCAGGTGTGGCCGACGGTGCTCGATCGCCTGAAACGCTCGAATGTCACCCGCTACTCGATTTTCCTGCGGGAGCCCGAGAACCTGTTGTTCGGTTACTGGGAATACGTTGGGACAGACTATGAAAGCGATATGGCCGAGATCGCGGGCGACCCGGAAACACAACGTTGGTGGAGCTTGTGCAGTCCGTGCCAGAAGCCGTTGCCGAGCCGTGCGTCGTCGGAACACTGGGCACGGATGGAACAGGTCTTTTACCTCGAATAG
- a CDS encoding altronate dehydratase family protein has translation MESDSFILLREQDNVAVARHAVPAGVEVNLGAATLRTRASIPSGHKVAVRLIEKGVAVLKYGQVIGVAMRDIEAGEHVHTHNVGMSAVGHEPTSGSAFEATEVNGSPATFRGYVRANGDVGTRNFIGVIASVNCSATVCRHIGEAFKDNALKAFPSVDGVVAITHGSGCGMAGSGEGIELLRRTLRGYANNPNFAGVLLVGLGCEVNQIAPLVDTLAGREDGLIATLTIQEEGGTRETIQRGIEIVGNMLTLADRAIRSTVSAAHLKVGLQCGGSDGYSGISANPALGCAVDLLVRNGGTAILSETPEIYGAEHLLTSRAASPRVADKLLGKLRWWEAYTRTHHGDMNNNPSPGNKAGGITTILEKSLGAVAKGGSTGLMEVYEYAEAVTQHGLVFMDTPGYDPVSATGQVAGGANLICFTTGRGSVYGCKPTPSLKLATNTRMFEQMSMDMDFNCGAIVDGTFGIAQAGAQIFQLMLDTASGRKTCSEQHGMGDSEFVPWQLGAVM, from the coding sequence ATGGAATCGGACTCTTTTATTCTCCTGCGCGAACAGGACAATGTCGCGGTCGCACGTCACGCTGTGCCGGCCGGGGTCGAGGTGAATCTCGGAGCGGCGACGTTGCGCACGCGTGCGTCGATCCCGTCTGGCCACAAAGTGGCTGTACGCCTCATTGAAAAGGGCGTTGCCGTTCTGAAGTACGGGCAGGTCATCGGTGTCGCGATGCGCGATATTGAGGCAGGGGAGCATGTTCATACCCATAACGTCGGGATGAGCGCGGTCGGTCACGAACCCACCAGCGGTAGCGCTTTCGAAGCGACTGAAGTGAACGGCTCGCCGGCAACGTTTCGGGGATATGTGCGAGCCAATGGAGACGTTGGTACACGAAACTTTATCGGCGTGATCGCGAGCGTAAATTGCTCGGCAACCGTATGCCGGCATATCGGCGAGGCCTTTAAGGACAATGCGCTCAAGGCGTTTCCATCAGTCGACGGAGTCGTGGCTATCACACATGGCAGCGGCTGCGGCATGGCCGGGTCAGGCGAGGGTATCGAATTGCTGCGCCGTACCTTGCGCGGGTACGCGAACAATCCCAACTTCGCAGGCGTGTTGCTGGTCGGCCTCGGCTGCGAAGTGAATCAGATCGCGCCGTTGGTCGATACCTTGGCGGGCAGAGAAGACGGGTTGATCGCCACGCTGACGATTCAGGAAGAGGGCGGAACGCGTGAAACCATTCAAAGGGGCATCGAGATCGTCGGCAACATGCTGACGCTCGCCGATCGCGCGATCCGCAGTACCGTGTCGGCCGCGCACCTGAAAGTCGGGCTGCAGTGCGGCGGTTCGGACGGGTACTCGGGGATCAGCGCCAATCCCGCACTGGGTTGCGCCGTTGATCTTCTGGTGCGCAATGGAGGAACGGCCATACTGTCCGAAACGCCGGAGATATATGGTGCGGAGCACCTGCTGACGTCGCGTGCGGCCTCGCCACGGGTGGCGGACAAGCTATTGGGAAAGCTGCGCTGGTGGGAAGCGTATACGCGCACCCATCACGGTGACATGAACAACAATCCCTCGCCGGGCAATAAGGCCGGAGGGATTACGACCATTCTGGAAAAATCACTGGGTGCGGTCGCCAAGGGCGGCAGTACGGGTTTGATGGAGGTGTATGAATACGCCGAAGCCGTCACGCAGCACGGACTGGTTTTCATGGACACCCCTGGCTATGACCCGGTATCGGCGACGGGGCAGGTCGCTGGCGGGGCGAACCTGATCTGTTTCACCACGGGCCGTGGGTCAGTGTACGGGTGCAAACCGACGCCCTCGCTGAAGCTCGCCACGAACACCCGGATGTTCGAGCAGATGAGTATGGATATGGATTTCAACTGTGGAGCGATCGTTGATGGAACGTTTGGCATTGCTCAGGCTGGAGCCCAGATATTCCAGTTGATGCTGGACACGGCGTCAGGAAGAAAAACCTGTAGCGAGCAGCATGGCATGGGAGACAGCGAGTTTGTTCCGTGGCAACTCGGCGCTGTCATGTGA
- a CDS encoding aldo/keto reductase, whose product MKAGDLRDLSRGDVQLSALGMGCSQLGGLYRTMPPQQARALMDEAWSLGLRYFDTAPFYGYTLSERRVGDALSARPRNEFVLSTKVGRLLRPDPTVQCGDDGWAEPLPFRPHYDYSFDGVMRSFEDSQQRLGFPQIDLLYVHDVGRMTHGDANVEFWKQLTEGGGFLALDTLRSAGLVKAIGLGVNEWQVVHDAMQEIQLDVTLLAGRYTLLEQDCLSPFLDDCVRHGNSIVVGGVFNSGVLAGNGKFNYGDAPAGVVSRVHRLADVCREFEVPLPAAALQFPLAHPAVVSCVVGARSVEQLRQNVAWFEQALPAGLWQELKSNGLIADTAPVAEGVQ is encoded by the coding sequence ATGAAAGCAGGTGATCTTCGTGATCTGTCGCGCGGCGACGTGCAACTGAGCGCACTCGGCATGGGTTGTTCGCAACTTGGCGGCCTGTATCGCACGATGCCGCCGCAACAGGCGCGCGCACTGATGGACGAAGCATGGTCGCTTGGTCTGCGCTACTTCGACACTGCGCCGTTCTACGGGTACACGCTTTCGGAGCGCCGCGTGGGCGACGCGTTGTCAGCGCGGCCACGCAACGAGTTCGTGCTGAGTACGAAAGTGGGCAGGCTTCTTCGGCCGGACCCGACTGTTCAATGCGGCGACGACGGGTGGGCCGAGCCGCTTCCTTTCCGGCCGCATTACGACTACAGCTTCGATGGCGTCATGCGGTCTTTCGAAGACAGCCAGCAGCGTCTCGGCTTTCCGCAGATCGATCTGCTGTATGTGCATGACGTCGGTCGGATGACGCATGGGGATGCAAACGTCGAATTCTGGAAACAGCTGACCGAGGGAGGGGGCTTTCTCGCACTCGACACGCTGCGTAGTGCAGGGCTGGTCAAAGCCATCGGCCTTGGCGTGAATGAATGGCAGGTGGTGCATGACGCCATGCAGGAGATACAGCTCGATGTGACGTTACTCGCGGGCCGTTATACGCTCCTCGAGCAGGATTGTCTCTCTCCGTTTCTCGACGATTGCGTGCGGCACGGAAATTCGATCGTGGTCGGCGGCGTGTTCAATTCCGGCGTGCTGGCAGGTAATGGCAAGTTCAATTACGGGGACGCCCCCGCCGGTGTCGTGTCGCGCGTCCATCGGCTGGCTGATGTTTGCCGCGAATTCGAGGTTCCGTTACCCGCTGCGGCACTGCAGTTTCCGCTTGCGCATCCCGCGGTTGTGTCGTGCGTGGTGGGCGCGCGCAGTGTCGAACAACTCCGGCAGAACGTCGCGTGGTTTGAGCAGGCGCTGCCGGCCGGATTGTGGCAAGAACTGAAGTCGAATGGTCTGATTGCAGACACCGCACCTGTGGCCGAGGGGGTCCAGTGA
- a CDS encoding mannitol dehydrogenase family protein gives MSQPILQFGTSRFLQAHVDLFVSEAMTRGAALGGITVVQTTSSESSQKRIAALAEGGPYPVRIRGMRRGVPVDEMLSGNAVRAAWHAETHWAQVRDAVAEHVEVIVSNTGDRGFCLDDRDTAALVTHPECVPHSFPAKLLTLLHARWERNPDAPLSLFPCELVVKNGDTLRELVVTLAAKWRLPEPFTTYLRTHCIWANSLVDRIVSQAIEPVGAVAEPYALWAIEQQSGLVLPCTHENIVLTDDLQRFERLKLFLLNLGHSYLAERWLEDRRPVDETVCQAMNDPILRAGLETVWAEDVLSTFAALGHREQALTYLVELRDRLLNPFLEHRIADIAQNHTEKLQRRFLPLVQLADKLGVKPGPLRIRAMLERVASV, from the coding sequence ATGAGCCAGCCAATTCTCCAGTTCGGCACTAGCCGCTTTCTTCAGGCGCATGTCGACCTGTTTGTTTCGGAAGCCATGACACGGGGCGCCGCGCTCGGTGGCATCACGGTCGTGCAGACCACCAGCAGCGAGTCCAGTCAGAAGCGAATTGCGGCGCTGGCAGAGGGCGGGCCATATCCGGTACGGATTCGAGGTATGCGCCGCGGAGTGCCGGTGGACGAGATGCTGAGCGGCAACGCGGTGCGCGCAGCATGGCACGCCGAGACTCATTGGGCACAGGTGCGGGACGCCGTAGCAGAACACGTCGAAGTGATTGTTTCCAATACGGGGGACAGGGGATTCTGTCTTGATGACCGGGATACCGCGGCGCTCGTGACTCACCCGGAGTGCGTGCCACATAGCTTTCCGGCCAAGCTGCTGACGTTGCTGCATGCCCGTTGGGAACGAAACCCTGATGCGCCGCTCTCCCTTTTTCCATGCGAACTCGTTGTCAAGAACGGCGATACGCTGCGCGAACTTGTTGTGACTCTCGCGGCAAAGTGGCGGTTGCCGGAGCCGTTCACTACCTACCTTCGAACGCATTGCATATGGGCCAATTCGCTCGTCGACCGCATTGTTTCGCAGGCGATTGAACCGGTAGGCGCAGTTGCCGAACCGTATGCGCTTTGGGCGATCGAGCAGCAATCGGGACTGGTTCTACCCTGCACACACGAGAACATCGTTTTGACTGACGACCTGCAGCGCTTCGAGCGTCTGAAGCTGTTCCTGCTCAATCTCGGTCATAGCTATCTGGCGGAGCGCTGGCTGGAGGACCGCAGGCCGGTTGACGAGACCGTATGTCAGGCAATGAACGACCCGATCCTGCGCGCCGGCCTGGAAACTGTCTGGGCAGAAGACGTGCTCTCGACATTTGCGGCGCTGGGCCACCGCGAGCAGGCTCTGACCTATCTCGTCGAGCTACGTGATCGCCTGCTCAATCCGTTCCTTGAGCACCGGATAGCGGACATCGCGCAGAATCACACAGAAAAATTGCAGCGGCGTTTTCTGCCACTGGTGCAACTTGCCGACAAACTCGGCGTGAAGCCTGGGCCGCTGCGAATACGCGCGATGCTGGAGCGCGTCGCATCGGTTTAG
- a CDS encoding ABC transporter substrate-binding protein, translating into MRKTYLALAAALLTAVTVHANAASGEIAVIVKTANSNFWQNVQKGATEGMKGLNGYTMTFQGPATESAVADEVNMVENAVNRHVAAIVLAPSDPDALVPAMKKAWEAKIPVVLIDSLVSDSGKQYYQSFLSTDNAKAGELCAKAMIDRVGQTGKVAVMSYVAGAGSEIGRVGGFRKYLAQHSKLQIVGPFYSQSQMATALNQTTDVLSANPDLKGIFGANEPTAVGMGRALAQSGKAGKVVAIGFDGNQDLQGFVKDGTIQAIAVQGSYQMGYKGVKTAVDVIDHKPVAKQLDTGVVMVEKDNIDQPVAKNVLY; encoded by the coding sequence ATGAGAAAGACGTATCTGGCATTGGCCGCCGCACTTTTGACCGCTGTGACGGTGCATGCGAATGCGGCGAGCGGAGAGATCGCCGTGATTGTCAAGACGGCCAACTCGAATTTTTGGCAGAACGTGCAAAAGGGTGCAACGGAGGGCATGAAAGGGCTGAACGGCTACACGATGACGTTTCAGGGACCGGCGACCGAGTCCGCCGTGGCCGACGAGGTCAATATGGTCGAGAACGCGGTGAACCGGCATGTCGCGGCGATCGTGCTCGCGCCGTCCGATCCCGACGCACTGGTCCCGGCTATGAAGAAGGCCTGGGAGGCAAAAATTCCGGTTGTCCTGATCGATTCGCTCGTGTCCGATTCCGGCAAGCAGTATTACCAGTCGTTTCTCTCGACCGATAACGCCAAGGCCGGTGAGTTGTGCGCGAAAGCGATGATCGACCGTGTCGGACAGACGGGGAAAGTCGCTGTGATGTCGTACGTCGCCGGCGCGGGTTCCGAGATTGGCCGCGTGGGTGGGTTCAGGAAGTATCTCGCGCAGCACTCGAAGCTGCAGATTGTCGGACCGTTCTACTCGCAGTCGCAGATGGCGACCGCGCTCAATCAGACGACCGACGTGCTGTCGGCCAATCCGGATCTGAAGGGCATCTTCGGTGCGAATGAACCGACTGCTGTGGGGATGGGGCGCGCGTTGGCGCAGTCCGGGAAAGCGGGCAAGGTCGTCGCGATCGGCTTTGACGGCAACCAGGACCTCCAGGGCTTCGTCAAGGACGGAACCATCCAGGCCATCGCTGTTCAGGGCTCGTATCAGATGGGCTACAAGGGCGTCAAAACGGCGGTGGATGTCATCGACCACAAACCGGTCGCAAAGCAACTGGATACCGGTGTCGTGATGGTCGAGAAGGACAACATCGATCAGCCCGTCGCGAAGAACGTGTTGTATTGA
- a CDS encoding substrate-binding domain-containing protein: protein MNSFLLKFCGAALLGCAVAAANVQAADLHVMSSGGFTAAYKLLGPKFAASTGNTLDTALGPSMGKSPEAIPNRLQRGEPADVVIMVGYALDDLIKQGKVIPDSRVELADSRIGMVVRDGAPKPDIGSEAALKQTLLHARSIAYSDSASGVYIERELFKRLGIEEQVKTKAKMIPKIPVASVVATGDYEVGFQQVSELLPVKGAAYVGKIPESMQSVTRFAAGIPVGAQHPKEAKALLDYLASPAVQPEVTSTGLDSVATH from the coding sequence ATGAACTCCTTCCTTCTGAAATTCTGCGGCGCTGCGCTGCTCGGCTGCGCCGTGGCGGCGGCGAACGTGCAGGCCGCCGATCTGCACGTGATGAGCTCTGGCGGCTTCACCGCCGCCTACAAACTGCTCGGCCCGAAGTTTGCGGCGTCAACAGGTAATACGCTTGATACCGCGCTCGGCCCCTCGATGGGCAAGTCGCCGGAGGCCATTCCGAACCGGCTCCAGCGCGGCGAGCCTGCCGATGTGGTGATCATGGTCGGCTATGCGCTCGATGACCTCATCAAACAAGGCAAGGTGATCCCCGATTCGCGCGTCGAGCTCGCGGATTCACGCATCGGCATGGTCGTGCGCGATGGCGCGCCGAAGCCCGACATCGGGTCTGAGGCGGCGCTCAAGCAAACCTTGCTGCATGCCCGGTCGATCGCTTACTCGGATAGCGCGAGCGGCGTCTATATCGAGCGCGAGTTGTTCAAGCGTCTCGGCATCGAGGAACAGGTGAAGACCAAGGCGAAGATGATCCCGAAGATCCCGGTAGCGTCGGTGGTTGCAACCGGCGACTACGAAGTGGGATTTCAGCAGGTGAGCGAGTTGCTCCCGGTGAAGGGCGCGGCTTACGTCGGCAAGATTCCGGAGTCGATGCAGTCCGTCACCCGCTTTGCGGCCGGCATACCGGTCGGCGCGCAGCATCCGAAGGAGGCGAAAGCGCTGCTCGACTATCTCGCGTCGCCCGCCGTGCAGCCGGAGGTGACATCGACCGGGCTCGATTCCGTCGCCACGCATTGA
- a CDS encoding MFS transporter — protein sequence MHPSSSPLAPGQSKASAVLRVTAGNFLEQFDFFLFGFYATQIAAVFFPAGSEFASLMMTFAVFGAGFLMRPLGAIILGAYIDDVGRRKGLIVTLSIMASGTILIAFVPGYATIGLFAPALVLIGRLLQGFSAGAELGGVSVYLAEMATPGHKGFFTSWQSGSQQVAIVIAAALGFALNQWLDTAAIAAWGWRVPFFVGCMIVPFIFILRRNLEETQEFKQRQHRPSMKEVFTTLVQNWTVVSAGVLLVAMTTTSFYLITVYAPTFGKTVLHLSTADSLLVTLCVGISNFIWLPIGGALSDRIGRRPLLLGMTILAIATAYPALSLLAHAPSFVNMLLVLLWLSFMYGMYNGAMVVALTEVMPVEVRVAGFSLAYSLATAVFGGFTPVISTALIHMTGDKAAPGYWMSFAAVCGLGATLALYRRRSVPLRAAS from the coding sequence ATGCATCCCTCCTCATCCCCGCTGGCCCCCGGGCAATCGAAGGCTTCCGCCGTGCTACGCGTGACGGCAGGCAATTTCCTGGAGCAGTTTGACTTCTTCCTGTTCGGCTTCTATGCCACGCAGATTGCCGCGGTCTTTTTCCCGGCGGGGAGCGAGTTCGCTTCGCTAATGATGACGTTCGCAGTGTTCGGCGCGGGCTTCCTGATGCGGCCGCTCGGCGCGATCATCCTCGGCGCATATATCGACGATGTCGGTCGCCGCAAGGGCCTGATTGTCACGCTGTCGATCATGGCGAGCGGCACCATCCTGATCGCGTTCGTGCCCGGCTATGCGACGATCGGACTATTCGCCCCCGCCCTGGTTCTCATTGGCCGTCTGCTGCAGGGCTTCTCCGCGGGTGCGGAACTGGGCGGGGTATCGGTTTATCTCGCAGAGATGGCGACGCCGGGTCACAAGGGTTTCTTCACGAGCTGGCAGTCGGGGAGCCAGCAAGTGGCGATCGTCATCGCTGCCGCGCTCGGCTTCGCGCTCAATCAGTGGCTGGACACGGCGGCGATCGCCGCGTGGGGATGGCGCGTGCCGTTCTTCGTCGGCTGCATGATCGTGCCTTTTATCTTCATATTGCGGCGCAATCTCGAGGAAACGCAGGAATTCAAACAGCGCCAGCATCGCCCGAGCATGAAGGAAGTGTTTACGACGCTCGTGCAGAACTGGACCGTCGTAAGCGCGGGCGTGCTGCTGGTCGCCATGACCACCACGAGCTTCTATCTGATCACGGTGTATGCGCCGACCTTTGGCAAGACGGTCCTGCATCTGAGCACCGCCGATAGTCTGCTGGTCACGCTGTGCGTGGGCATCTCGAACTTCATCTGGCTGCCGATCGGCGGCGCGCTGTCGGACCGGATCGGACGCCGTCCGCTCCTTCTCGGAATGACGATCCTGGCGATTGCGACCGCCTACCCCGCGCTATCACTGCTGGCTCATGCGCCGAGCTTCGTCAACATGCTGCTTGTGCTGCTCTGGCTCTCGTTCATGTACGGCATGTATAACGGCGCGATGGTCGTCGCGCTCACCGAAGTGATGCCGGTCGAAGTGCGTGTCGCTGGATTCTCTTTGGCCTACAGCCTCGCGACGGCGGTCTTCGGTGGTTTCACGCCCGTTATCTCGACCGCGCTCATTCACATGACGGGCGACAAGGCCGCGCCAGGCTATTGGATGAGCTTCGCCGCGGTATGCGGGCTCGGTGCCACGCTCGCACTTTATCGGCGTCGTTCCGTTCCGCTGCGTGCGGCATCCTGA